The sequence below is a genomic window from Alphaproteobacteria bacterium.
TTTGGATATAAGGGAAAAATCTATTTTAATTATTTTTGCCTTTTTTATGGTGGGGATTGGTCTTTTCCCCAAATCTATTTTACGACTTGGTGACCACACTTTTTCTAAAGTTTTAAAACAGTCCCCATCATGTTGAATCTAGCTACCTTAATGTTTGCTCCAGAATTTTGTTTGCTTGTCTTTGCTATAGGCTTTCTATTCTTGAATGTATTTCAAAAGAAGAATCAAGATTCCGCTTTTTTGCCCATTGTTTTCTTACACCAGCATCTTTACCACGTGTTGCTTGGTCTCATTCTGCTTTTCTTCACCTTTTCCTGGATAACCTATACTTCTCATGGTATCGCTTTTCATGGGTTTTTAACGGCTGATAGGCTAACCATTCTATCAAAAACCTTTATGTTATGTCTGGGAATTGGGTGGTTTGGCCTTTCCCAATCTCCCCTAAGCCGATCCTTAAAACGTGATGACTATGTGCACTATGAATACCCATCTCTTTTCCTGTTTGTGCTTATCGGCGCCTATATTGCTGTTTCCGCCCATCATTTCCTTGTAATGTATTTGGGGCTGGAAATTCAAGCCATTCCATTATGCACAGCCATTGCCTTGCGTCGTGATGTGGATAGGTCCCTTGAAGCATCCTTAAAATATTTTATTGGTACAATTGTCAGCTCTGCATTTCTGTTGTTAGGAATTGGCTTTATTTTTGGGGCCAGTGGAACCCTTAGCTTTGAAGAAATTTACAAAACAAGTGAGTGGATCATCCATGATCCCCAAACACTGCTGTGGTTCGAGATAGGGTTTTGCCTAGTTTTGGCTGGTATTTTCTTTAAAATAGCTTTAGTTCCTTTTCATTTGTGGCTTGCCGATGTTTATGAAGGCGCTACCTTAACGCAGGTTTCTATCTTTTCTTCTGTCATCAAGGTGTCTATCGTTATTTTGCTTTGTCGCCTTTTGCTAAAACCCTTTCATAGTCTTATCGATTTATGGAAACCTATACTCATGGCCGTTGGCATGTTATCCGTTGTTTGGGGAACATTAGGGGCTTTGTTTCAAACAAATATTCGACGACTTTTTGCCTATACCAGCGTAAGTCAATTGGGGCTTGTTATGGTAGGATTCAGTACAGGATTGCTTTCCGGATTTGTAGCAGCCTTAAGCTATTTGTTTGTTTATACGCTGACAACCGTTGCTTTCTTCTTTTTTTGGGCTACGTTGAATTTTAACGACCAAAACCTTGAAACTGTTCAAGATATCCGAGGGCTCTATAAACAACATCCAATCCAAAGTTTTTTAATGGCAAGCCTGCTTTTATCTCTTGCTACCTTGCCTCCTTTGGCAGGTTTCTGGCCCAAACTTTTCACATTCTTTAGCTTGATTGAAAATAACAATTTCTGGGTTGTGGGAACCCTTTTGTTTTTTAGCCTGATTAGCTGTTTTTATTATTTGAGGATTATCAAAAATATTTATCTTAAAGATGGGCAACATCAAATAAATAGCTCTTATAACTGGAAAACCCTTTGGTCCTTGGTTCCTTTGATGGTTCTGGGGTTTATTGGTATTCAGAGTCTTGTTTTCAATCTGGTTCGAGAGGCTTTAAAAAGTGACTTATAAAATTACTCATCTCGAAAGCTGCACCAGCACCATGGATGCCGCAAAAGATTGGGTTTTGAATAATCCAGCATCTCCCCAAATTCACATCATTCAGGCAGATCAGCAAACTCAAGGACGCGGTAAACCGGGAAGTTATTGGAGCTCTCCAAAAGGCAATTTGTATGTCACCTTAATTTTGCCTTTTCACTTCTCTGTAGCGGAATTGAGTCAACTTTCTTTCTTGATGGCTGTTGCCCTGGGGGATATATTGCTTGTTTTGAATAATAGCCTTCCCTTACAATACAAATGGCCCAATGACATTTTATTGGCAGGGAAAAAGGCTGGCGGCATTTTGTTGGAACCCTTTGAGCAAACCACCCTAATTGGTATCGGCCTGAATATAAACTCTTTTCCTGAAGATTTGCCCGCCACCTGTTTGAAAGACTATGGGCTGGAATTTTCTCCCCATGAATTGATCAAATGCCTGATGCCCTTTCTTACAAAGTGGCTAGATATTTGGAAAAAAGAATCTTTTGGCGTTATTCGTAGCGCTTGGTTGAAACGAGCCTTTCGACTGAAAGAAACCATCTCCGTTCGTATACTACCTACCCCCAAAGAAGGGGTGTTTCAGGATATTGACGAAAATGGAAACTTGATACTTATAGAAAAAAATGGTACTAACTGGCGCTTGGCCTCGGGCGACATATTTGTAAATAAGGAATTAGATCAATGAAATTTAAAGAAGATAGCGTGTATTTCCTACCCCTAGGTGGGTCGGGTGAAATCGGAATGAACCTTAACCTGTATGGATACAAAAACCGCTGGTTGATGGTTGACTGTGGCATTACTTTCCACGACCGTGTGGGTGTTGAGGTTCTGATGCCTAACATTTCATTCCTACAGGATAAGCTAGATAAATTAGAAGCCATCGTGCTGACTCATGCCCATGAAGATCATATTGGGGCCCTGCCCTACCTTTGGGAGAAGTTAGGAAAACCGCAGCTTTATGCAACCCCTTTTACCATCGAAATGATTCGCAAAAAGATGAAGGAAACGGGACTTGATTTCGAATCATCTCTTAATGTTATTCCTTTGAAGGCTTCCCAGAAAATTGGGGATTTTGAAATCGAAATGGTCACGTTAACCCACTCAATTCCCGAACCCAGTGGTATTATACTGCGCACCCCCGTTGGCAACATTTTTCATACAGGGGATTGGAAAATAGATCATGCTCCTCTTATTGGCAAACCCATTCAAGATCAAGAGCTTAGAAAAATTGGAGACCAGGGTATTTTGGCCATGATTTCTGACTCGACCAATGTCTTTCACGAGGGAGATTCAGGATCGGAAGAAACCGTTCGCGACAATCTAGATACATTGATTGGCAGCTACACTAAGGGTGCAGTTTTCGTCACCTGCTTCGCCTCAAACGTAGCGCGCTTGCAGTCCATTGCTCTTGCTGGACAAAAGCATGGTCGTAAAGTCGTATTGCTTGGTCGTGGGTTCCACAATATTAATGAAATTTCTCAAAAGTTTGGATATCTGAAAAATGTCGGTCAGTTCACAGAAGCACGGGCCGCAGGCAGTATAGCTCGCCAGAAAGTTTTATATATTTGTTCTGGAAGCCAGGGGGAAAGCCGCGCAGCTCTAAGCCGCATCTCCTCTGGGACTCACCCTGACGTTAAAATGAAGGAAGGAGATGTGGTGATTTTCTCGTCCCGTATTATTCCTGGGAACGAAAAATCTATTAACAACTTAAAAAGCAAAATCATTAAGTTGGGCGTCAATGTTATCTTCAAACATTCCGAAGATATTCACGTATCTGGGCACCCCAGCCGCAATGATTTGGTCAAGATGTACGAATGGATTCGCCCCCAAACCCTTATTCCCGTTCATGGAGA
It includes:
- a CDS encoding NADH-quinone oxidoreductase subunit N, whose amino-acid sequence is MLNLATLMFAPEFCLLVFAIGFLFLNVFQKKNQDSAFLPIVFLHQHLYHVLLGLILLFFTFSWITYTSHGIAFHGFLTADRLTILSKTFMLCLGIGWFGLSQSPLSRSLKRDDYVHYEYPSLFLFVLIGAYIAVSAHHFLVMYLGLEIQAIPLCTAIALRRDVDRSLEASLKYFIGTIVSSAFLLLGIGFIFGASGTLSFEEIYKTSEWIIHDPQTLLWFEIGFCLVLAGIFFKIALVPFHLWLADVYEGATLTQVSIFSSVIKVSIVILLCRLLLKPFHSLIDLWKPILMAVGMLSVVWGTLGALFQTNIRRLFAYTSVSQLGLVMVGFSTGLLSGFVAALSYLFVYTLTTVAFFFFWATLNFNDQNLETVQDIRGLYKQHPIQSFLMASLLLSLATLPPLAGFWPKLFTFFSLIENNNFWVVGTLLFFSLISCFYYLRIIKNIYLKDGQHQINSSYNWKTLWSLVPLMVLGFIGIQSLVFNLVREALKSDL
- a CDS encoding ribonuclease J; this translates as MKFKEDSVYFLPLGGSGEIGMNLNLYGYKNRWLMVDCGITFHDRVGVEVLMPNISFLQDKLDKLEAIVLTHAHEDHIGALPYLWEKLGKPQLYATPFTIEMIRKKMKETGLDFESSLNVIPLKASQKIGDFEIEMVTLTHSIPEPSGIILRTPVGNIFHTGDWKIDHAPLIGKPIQDQELRKIGDQGILAMISDSTNVFHEGDSGSEETVRDNLDTLIGSYTKGAVFVTCFASNVARLQSIALAGQKHGRKVVLLGRGFHNINEISQKFGYLKNVGQFTEARAAGSIARQKVLYICSGSQGESRAALSRISSGTHPDVKMKEGDVVIFSSRIIPGNEKSINNLKSKIIKLGVNVIFKHSEDIHVSGHPSRNDLVKMYEWIRPQTLIPVHGELIHMVEQGKLGKKQGIPNIVIPENGTIVEITKTGATIIDEVPTGKLALDGTQLLSFNDPIFRTRHYLGNDGVLSLSLLLNEENELHEEPDIKKLGLSFDEKTGKDLESLTLDAFESLSVPQRNDDGNIENTLKKSLVNFLDRKISKKPLVVVHIIRL
- a CDS encoding biotin--[acetyl-CoA-carboxylase] ligase is translated as MTYKITHLESCTSTMDAAKDWVLNNPASPQIHIIQADQQTQGRGKPGSYWSSPKGNLYVTLILPFHFSVAELSQLSFLMAVALGDILLVLNNSLPLQYKWPNDILLAGKKAGGILLEPFEQTTLIGIGLNINSFPEDLPATCLKDYGLEFSPHELIKCLMPFLTKWLDIWKKESFGVIRSAWLKRAFRLKETISVRILPTPKEGVFQDIDENGNLILIEKNGTNWRLASGDIFVNKELDQ